GACTCCAAAGATTTTTATGTAGAAAGTGGTGAAATTGAATATGGCCGAGAAATTAAGTAATGTTAGTGATATGATAGATGTTGCTGTAAAAAAAAGCAGACGTCTTAAAGAGGGGATACTTAAATCTGAATGGAGTAAGATTGTAGGTAAGATATGTAAGGAGTGCCAACCTGATTTTATAAAAGATGGTGTCCTACACATCAGAGTTAAAAGTCCTGTCTTTGTTCATCACTTTACACTTGAAAAAAATAGATATATCAAGATTATAAATGAGTATTTTGATGAGGATATTATACAGGATATCATTATAAAATCTGGTAAGCTAGATGAAAATAGAGAGGCTTATCTAGCAAAGGTAGATACAGAGGAAAATATCCCAAGTACTACTGACAATAATAATGATGTAGAGAATAAAAATGATCTTTCCTCTCTGACTGGAGAGACTTTAAATAATAGAATTTTAGAGAAGGTCGCTGCACTTAGTAAGATGGCTTTAGAGAGAGAGAACTATCTCCTAACTCATGGTTTTAAAAAGTGTAAAGTTTGTGGGATGCTATATGAGGGAGAAGAGTTGTTCTGTAAGGTCTGTATAGACAATGGAAATGCTAAAAAATACATAAAAGATAATGGATTATCTGATGAAGAAGATGAGTAATGTATCTTTTTTTAGAAAATAATCTTATGATTCCCACAAAGGATATTTTGCTTATTATTGATTATATACATATTCAAAGTAGCGAAAATATCGAGTTCTTTCAAAATGAACTCAAACATAAGGAGTTAGTAGAATTAACTCTAAAAGATAAAAAAAGTGTTGTCCTCACTGATAGGAAGGTATATGTTACCTCTTATGGGACTCAAACGCTTTTCAGTAGATGTAATGAATTTTTTAATATAATTGGAGGTAGAAAGTGAGTAATAATTATCAAGCGGAAGACATAACAGTCCTTGAAGGATTAGAAGCAGTAAGAAAAAGACCAGGAATGTATATAGGAACAACATCAGAAAGAGGATTGCACCATTTAGTTTGGGAGATAGTGGATAACGCTGTGGACGAAGCTCTTGCTGGATATTGTACTCACATTGAGGTGAATATACTTCCAGACAACGTTATTGAAGTAGTGGATAATGGAAGAGGTATCCCAGTTGGTATCCACCCTAAATATGGTAAGTCTGCTCTTGAGATAGTTCTTACAGTTTTACATGCTGGAGGAAAATTTGAAAATGATAACTACAAGGTTTCTGGAGGACTTCACGGAGTTGGAGTATCTGTAGTTAATGCTCTTTCTCAATGGTTAGAAGTAGAGGTTAAAAAAGAGGGGAAAATCTGGTACCAAAAATATGATAGAGGTATACCTCAAGAGGATGTAAAAGAGATCGGTCTATCTGATGACCATGGAACAACAGTAAGATTCAAAGCTGACTATGAGATATTTGAAACTTTAATCTATGATTACAACACTTTAAAGAATAGATTAAAAGAGTTAGCATATCTAAATAAAGGGCTTGTTATAACTCTTACAGATTCAAGAAAAGAACCATTTAAAAAGGAGGTTTTTGAATTTGAAGGAGGTATTGGAGATTTCTTAAGAGAGATAACTGAAGATACTGAAAAACTTATAAAAGAGCCTATCTATATGACTGGTGAAGTGGATAATATCGGTGTTGAGGTAGCATTTTTATACACAGTTAATCAGTCTGAAATAATCTACTCATTTGTAAATAACATCAACACACATGAGGGGGGTACTCATGTACAAGGATTTAGAACTGCTCTTACTAGAATAATTAACGACATTGGTAAGGCACAAGGATTCTTGAAAGAGAAAGATGGAAAATTACAGGGAAATGATATTAGAGAAGGTGTTACAGCTATTGTTTCTGTAAAAGTTCCTCAGCCACAATTTGAAGGGCAAACAAAAACAAAACTTGGTAACTCTGAAGTGACTGGAGTAGTTTCAACTATAGTTGGATCTCAATTAAAAGTTGTTTTAGAGGATAATCCTAGCGATACAAAGGTTATAATTGAGAAGATATTAAACTCTAAGAAAGCTAGAGAGGCAGCTCAAAGAGCTAGAGAGTTAGTTCTTAGAAAATCTGCTTTAGAAGTTGGATCTCTACCAGGAAAATTAGCTGACTGTTCATCTAAGAATCCTGAAGAGTGCGAACTTTATATAGTTGAGGGAGATTCAGCTGGTGGATCTGCTAAACAGGGAAGAGATAGATCTCATCAGGCTATACTTCCATTGAGAGGTAAGATACTAAACGTTGAGAAAGCTGGTCTTCACAGAGCTCTTGAAAATAATGAGGTAAGAGCTATGATCACTGCTTTTGGTACAGGTATTGGAGATAACTTTAACTTAGAAAAACTTAGATATGGTAAGATCATTCTTATGACTGACGCCGACGTTGATGGTGCTCACATCAGAACTCTTTTATTAACATTTATATACAGATATATGGTGGAATTAATCTACAATGGAAACGTATTTATTGCTCAGCCACCACTTTACAAGATATCTTATGGTAAACAGATCAAATATGCTTACTCTGATAGAGAATTAAAAGAGATAACTGAAGCTTTTGAAGGAGAGGACAAAAGATATACTCTTCAAAGATATAAAGGATTGGGAGAGATGAATCCTGAACAGCTTTGGGAAACAACTATGGATCCTCAAAATAGAACTCTATTAAAAGTGACTATAGATGATGCTAGAGCAGCTGATATGCTATTTGATAAACTGATGGGAGACAAGGTTGATCCTAGAAGAGAGTTTATTGAAGAGAATGCTGAATACGTTAAAAACTTAGATATTTAATAGATAGAAAAATCCTTCGTATAATACACATATATATTGATTTATGTGGTATAATCTACTGAAGGTAAAATTAAGATTAAGAGGAGAAATAATCGTATGTCGAATATAAATAATAGATACATAGAAGATGAAATGAAAGAATCATACCTTGATTATTCAATGAGTGTTATTGTAAGTAGAGCTCTTCCAGATGTAAGAGATGGAATGAAACCTGTACATAGAAGAATACTATTTGCTATGAATGAACTTGGTATGAGTTTTGATAAACCATATAAAAAATCAGCCAGAATCGTCGGGGAAGTACTAGGTAAGTACCACCCTCACGGTGACTCTGCTGTTTATGGAACAATGGTTAGAATGGCTCAGGATTTCAACTACAGATATCCTTTGATCTCTGGACATGGAAACTTTGGATCAATCGATGGAGATTCTGCAGCTGCAATGAGATATACTGAGGCTAGAATGGCTAAGATAAGTAATGAACTTCTAGAGGATATAGATAAAAATACTATTGATTTTAGAAAAAACTTTGACGATTCATTGGATGAGCCTACAGTTTTACCTGCTAAACTTCCTAACTTACTTTTAAATGGAGCAACTGGAATAGCTGTTGGTATGGCTACTAATATCCCTCCTCACAATCTAGGAGAGGTTGTAGATGGAACTTTAGCTCTTATTGAAAATCCAGATCTAACTCCACTTGATCTAATGGAGTATATAAAAGGACCTGACTTCCCTACTGGAGCTATCATAGATGGAGATAAGGGTATTAAAGATGCTTATATGACAGGTAGAGGAAAAGTAAGAGTAAGA
This portion of the Fusobacterium sp. SYSU M8D902 genome encodes:
- a CDS encoding DUF721 domain-containing protein is translated as MAEKLSNVSDMIDVAVKKSRRLKEGILKSEWSKIVGKICKECQPDFIKDGVLHIRVKSPVFVHHFTLEKNRYIKIINEYFDEDIIQDIIIKSGKLDENREAYLAKVDTEENIPSTTDNNNDVENKNDLSSLTGETLNNRILEKVAALSKMALERENYLLTHGFKKCKVCGMLYEGEELFCKVCIDNGNAKKYIKDNGLSDEEDE
- the gyrB gene encoding DNA topoisomerase (ATP-hydrolyzing) subunit B is translated as MSNNYQAEDITVLEGLEAVRKRPGMYIGTTSERGLHHLVWEIVDNAVDEALAGYCTHIEVNILPDNVIEVVDNGRGIPVGIHPKYGKSALEIVLTVLHAGGKFENDNYKVSGGLHGVGVSVVNALSQWLEVEVKKEGKIWYQKYDRGIPQEDVKEIGLSDDHGTTVRFKADYEIFETLIYDYNTLKNRLKELAYLNKGLVITLTDSRKEPFKKEVFEFEGGIGDFLREITEDTEKLIKEPIYMTGEVDNIGVEVAFLYTVNQSEIIYSFVNNINTHEGGTHVQGFRTALTRIINDIGKAQGFLKEKDGKLQGNDIREGVTAIVSVKVPQPQFEGQTKTKLGNSEVTGVVSTIVGSQLKVVLEDNPSDTKVIIEKILNSKKAREAAQRARELVLRKSALEVGSLPGKLADCSSKNPEECELYIVEGDSAGGSAKQGRDRSHQAILPLRGKILNVEKAGLHRALENNEVRAMITAFGTGIGDNFNLEKLRYGKIILMTDADVDGAHIRTLLLTFIYRYMVELIYNGNVFIAQPPLYKISYGKQIKYAYSDRELKEITEAFEGEDKRYTLQRYKGLGEMNPEQLWETTMDPQNRTLLKVTIDDARAADMLFDKLMGDKVDPRREFIEENAEYVKNLDI